The Mangrovivirga cuniculi genomic sequence CAAGTAGATTCGAATTATCCCCGGATATAGCAAATGTGTAATAATCATCTTCTTCTGATTTATATATATCCGGAAAGATGTTTCTGAAGTATTTTTCAGAAGCCAGGTAATAATAACCTCGCTTTACATTATCTATATTAAATGTATCTTTTTTCTTTACGAAAATTTTTCTGATGAAACTCTCCTGGTTTTTTGTATACCCGTTAATATCAATTTTATCGAAAATCAACGCATCGTATCCCGACTTAAATGCTTTTCTTCTTTGAGCTAAAACTTCAGGGTTGATTCTTTCTTTAATTACTTCCTTAATTTGGGGAATGGCTCTTTTGGCGGCTATATAACCAGAGTCATATATAGCGCTGGCCTGGCTAAAACTTGCAGCGTTGTAATTGAGCAAGTTTGGAGCAATATAAAGAAGGTCGGAATCTGCCGGAGTCTGAATGTACATATCCATGAACAAATCCAGAATGGCATCATTCATTTGTTCATCGTCTTGATCGTACGGGTATTTGTCTTTTCTCGTATCAGAGACATTTACTCCAATTATATGGTCAGGACCGAATTCATCTTTCATCACGTCGATTGGGAAATTGTTGTAAATTCCACCATCAAACAGGTACTGATTGTCGACTTTTACAGGAGGAAAAAAGAAGGGTACGCTCATCGTAGCACGAACTGCTGCAGCAAGGCTCCCCTTGCTCATTATTTTTTGTTTGGCAGTAAATATTTCTGAAGTGATACACCGATAGGGTATAAAAAGACTGTCAAAGTCATATCCTGCAGTATGTGCAGGCTGGGCAAGTTGTTCAGTAATTGCAAAGTTCAGTGACCGGTCTGTTGCCAGGACAGTCTTGAAATATGCATTATACAGACTGTCAAAAGTAAGATCCAGATGAATAAAACTTAGCGGATCATCTTTATGGTTGAGATAGTAATAATATTCAGGTGGAATCTTTCCATCTACCCAGTCCTGAAATCTCTGTGATAATACTTGTTCTTTGATCTCCTCAGCAGTAAATCCTGAGGCGTACATTGATCCGATGATTCCGCCCATGGAGGTCCCGACCACATAATCGATCGGGATGTTTTCTTCTTCAAGTGCACTGATTACACCTGCATGGGCAATACCCTTAGCTCCACCGCCGCTAAGGACTAAGCCTACCTTTTGAGAATACGAATTGAAATTGGCTAAGAGAAGAAAAACTGCAATACTGCAAAAAAATCGTTTTAATCCCATTGGCAGGCCTTATTGTATGTTATAATTTTTTGTTTTCTGATTCTGCTGTTGCTACAAGGTTCTTTTCAGACTGACCATTGACCTTGATCGCTTTTAGCAAACGAATATATTCATCCTTTGTTTTATTAAATGCTTCAAGGCTTTCTTCTTTGATTGGTTCCGATGGCGGAAGATCTTGTGCCATTGGATCAACCTGTCTTCCGTTTTTC encodes the following:
- a CDS encoding patatin-like phospholipase family protein, whose translation is MGLKRFFCSIAVFLLLANFNSYSQKVGLVLSGGGAKGIAHAGVISALEEENIPIDYVVGTSMGGIIGSMYASGFTAEEIKEQVLSQRFQDWVDGKIPPEYYYYLNHKDDPLSFIHLDLTFDSLYNAYFKTVLATDRSLNFAITEQLAQPAHTAGYDFDSLFIPYRCITSEIFTAKQKIMSKGSLAAAVRATMSVPFFFPPVKVDNQYLFDGGIYNNFPIDVMKDEFGPDHIIGVNVSDTRKDKYPYDQDDEQMNDAILDLFMDMYIQTPADSDLLYIAPNLLNYNAASFSQASAIYDSGYIAAKRAIPQIKEVIKERINPEVLAQRRKAFKSGYDALIFDKIDINGYTKNQESFIRKIFVKKKDTFNIDNVKRGYYYLASEKYFRNIFPDIYKSEEDDYYTFAISGDNSNLLDIGVGGTIASKNINQFVLDFNYYYLNKLFYNHGIKFHVGQFYRSFDYKSEITIPGKFIFTISPYLSVDKWNYLAPVELIFDESGSEIIPLTNNNLSSGLKFITPVKTNNLLEFDVGYFRSKFNYSNQNFLSTIDTLDNLKSEGLNLKLKFEKSTLNHPQYGFKGTYLGLSTSFYRGILNYSSGNTAERTFSQYRSVKNWFGINLQYEKYFGNGKLIPGIKLESNFSSHFYYLTDRSTYLLSRTSNPLPDSRIYYIEELRSPFFASAGGIFNYKIKNDLFLRTESHLFFPFATLDKVEKTWKYKTDTEDLVLSAGLSAVYHTRFGPLSVLGTWYNIDRLNFGAMVHFGFILFNKSPIEP